From the genome of Fundidesulfovibrio terrae:
AAGCTCGGGAACGGCAAGGAGAAGGTGGATCGGCTCACCAACCTTGTCGCCATTTTCGAGAACAAGGCGCTCGATTTCTCGAAGAACCGGGCAGACGGCGACGACATTCTTGGGGATGCCTACGAATACCTGATGCGTCACTTCGCCACGGAGAGTGGCAAGAGCAAGGGCCAGTTCTACACCCCTGCCGAGGTCAGCCGCATCATGGCGAAGATCATCGGCATCCGTGACGCCCAGACGACCACCACCACAACGGTCTACGACCCCACTTGCGGGTCAGGCTCCCTGCTTCTGAAGGTGGGCGACGAGGCCAGCGCCAAGGTCACGCTGTACGGCCAGGAAAAGGATTCCGCCACCAGCGGCTTGGCCCGCATGAACATGATCCTGCATGACAACCCCACCGCGAGCATCGTGCAGGGAAACACCCTGGCCGACCCACGGTTCAAGGAAGGCGAGACGCTTAAGACCTTCGACTTCGTGGTCGCCAACCCGCCCTTCAGCGACAAACGCTGGAGCACCGGCATCGACCCGCTGCACGATCCCTACGACCGTTTCCAGCCGTTCGGCACGCCTCCTGCCAAGCAGGGCGACTACGCCTACCTGCTGCACATCATCCGCTCGCTCAAAAGCACGGGCAAGGGCGCGTGCATCCTGCCGCACGGCGTCCTGTTCCGGGGCAACGCAGAAGCCGACATTCGCCGGGCGCTCATCCGAAAGGGCTACATCAAGGGCATCATTGGCCTTCCCGCGAACCTGTTTTACGGCACGGGCATCCCTGCCTGCATCGTGGTGGTGGACAAGCAGGACGCCCATGCCCGCAAGGGTGTCTTCATGGTCGACGCCAGCTCTGGCTTCATGAAGGATGGCCCCAAGAACCGCCTGCGCGACCAGGACATCCACAAGATCGTGGACGTCTTCAACAAGTGCATCGAGGTCCCCAGATACTCCCGCATGGTGCCAGTGGAGGAGATCGAGAAGAACGAGTTCAACCTCAATCTGCCGCGCTACATCGACAGCCAGCAGGCCGAGGACCTCCAGGACATCGAGGGCCACTTGAAGGGCGGCATCCCGGTTGCCGACGTGGACGCCCTCCAGCGCTACTGGGACGTCTGCCCGCAGCTCAAGCAGGCCCTGTTCAAGGACAACCGCCCCGGCTATCTGGACCTTGCCGTGGACAAGGCCGACATCAAGTCGGCCATCTACGAGCACCCCCAATTCGCAGACTTCATCAGCGGCATGAACGCCCACTTCGACGCCTGGAGGCGGAAGAGCGCCGCAACGTTGAAGCAGTTGCAGGTCGGCTGCCACCCGAAGG
Proteins encoded in this window:
- a CDS encoding type I restriction-modification system subunit M — its product is MALKKSELYSSLWQSCDELRGGMDASQYKDYVLVLLFIKYISDKYAGQPYAPITIPAGASFADMVALKGKSDIGDQINKKIIAPLADANKLSDMPDFDDATKLGNGKEKVDRLTNLVAIFENKALDFSKNRADGDDILGDAYEYLMRHFATESGKSKGQFYTPAEVSRIMAKIIGIRDAQTTTTTTVYDPTCGSGSLLLKVGDEASAKVTLYGQEKDSATSGLARMNMILHDNPTASIVQGNTLADPRFKEGETLKTFDFVVANPPFSDKRWSTGIDPLHDPYDRFQPFGTPPAKQGDYAYLLHIIRSLKSTGKGACILPHGVLFRGNAEADIRRALIRKGYIKGIIGLPANLFYGTGIPACIVVVDKQDAHARKGVFMVDASSGFMKDGPKNRLRDQDIHKIVDVFNKCIEVPRYSRMVPVEEIEKNEFNLNLPRYIDSQQAEDLQDIEGHLKGGIPVADVDALQRYWDVCPQLKQALFKDNRPGYLDLAVDKADIKSAIYEHPQFADFISGMNAHFDAWRRKSAATLKQLQVGCHPKDVITALAEDLLTHYTGKPLIDPYDVYQHLMNYWAETMQDDCYLIASDGWKAETSRIIVKNKQGKEKDKGWTCDLVPKGLVVARYFANEQEAVDQLAADLETVSASMAELEEEHGGDDGVLSEARDEGKDGKEGKVSKALVKARLKEIKSDKEAKEEAAVLRQWLRLDERKAELKKRLKDTEAELDAKAYTKYPRLTETDVQTLVVDDKWLAALDGAIHGEMDRVSQSLTQRVKELAERYENSLPQMVSRVAELEERVNKHLERMGFSWT